From one Coffea eugenioides isolate CCC68of chromosome 11, Ceug_1.0, whole genome shotgun sequence genomic stretch:
- the LOC113754408 gene encoding lignin-forming anionic peroxidase-like, with the protein MAVNKFFGAISALSLLLLLSSFGCKAQLSATFYDYTCPNALTTIRSTIRSAISCERRMAASLIRLHFHDCFVQGCDGSVLLDETPTIQSEKTSKANNDSARGFNVIEDAKTAVEKICPGVVSCADILAVAARDSSAAVGGPSWTVKLGRRDSTTASRSLADSDLPAPFHQLNTLISLFSNKGFTPREMVALSGAHTVGQAQCFTFQQRIYSNGADIDAGFASNRRRRCPPTGRNSNLAPLDLVTPNQFDNNYYKNLVQKKGLLISDQTLFNGSSTDTFVTEYSQNPQTFSSDFSAAMIKMGDLSPLTGQDGIIRRVCSAIN; encoded by the exons GATTATACTTGCCCTAATGCTCTCACTACAATCCGTTCCACTATCCGGTCAGCGATATCGTGTGAACGGAGGATGGCCGCGTCATTGATTCGCCTCCATTTCCATGATTGCTTCGTGCAG GGTTGTGATGGATCAGTTTTGCTTGATGAGACCCCTACAATTCAAAGTGAGAAGACATCAAAGGCGAATAACGATTCTGCGAGAGGTTTCAATGTTATAGAGGATGCTAAGACCGCAGTGGAGAAAATATGCCCAGGAGTTGTTTCTTGTGCAGATATTCTTGCAGTTGCTGCAAGAGATTCATCCGCTGCT GTGGGTGGTCCTTCGTGGACTGTAAAGCTTGGAAGAAGAGATTCTACCACTGCCAGTCGTTCCCTAGCAGACAGTGATCTTCCTGCTCCCTTTCACCAGCTTAATACACTTATTTCCCTATTTTCAAACAAGGGTTTTACTCCGAGGGAAATGGTTGCCCTATCAG GAGCCCATACGGTAGGCCAGGCACAATGCTTTACATTCCAGCAAAGGATATATAGCAACGGAGCAGATATTGATGCAGGCTTTGCCAGCAACCGCCGTCGCCGGTGCCCACCAACCGGCAGAAATAGCAATTTGGCACCACTTGATTTGGTGACACCAAATCAATTCGACAACAACTACTACAAGAATCTTGTACAGAAGAAAGGCCTTCTAATATCAGACCAAACCCTTTTCAATGGATCGTCAACTGATACTTTTGTTACAGAATATAGCCAAAATCCTCAAACTTTCTCTTCTGATTTTAGTGCAGCAATGATTAAAATGGGTGATTTAAGCCCCCTTACAGGTCAAGATGGGATCATTAGACGTGTTTGCAGTGCTATAAACTAG
- the LOC113751170 gene encoding protein TRAUCO-like isoform X1, which produces MDTLMANYKDDEDDRDTGDQPHPPSSTATTTKTTITGGGATEAPSDALPKTEPQPEVEQEVEAEPEIGSGGIREEQPTAMVLEDLSSDEISDDNENPKAEEGNGSRNSPNFTKVSEDTEDEEDYEDEPPPKKQKQLSSLTCPSPEDPEKLNLGGITTPAAAAAETPPAAMAKSGSKSSKKSKKKNNNVWTRPTSRKGKKKGKNNGNQNGNNTTNIAESEDKVLITPIPRFPDKNDDSPDATICLSKVYKAEKVELSEDRLSAGSTKGYRMVRATRGVVEGAWYYEIKVVHLGDTGHTRLGWSTDKGDLQAPVGYDGNSFGYRDIDGSKVHKAVREKYGEDGYKEGDVIGFYINLPEGNLYTPKPPRWIWYKGQKYVSAPDAKDDPPKVVPGSEISFFKNGVCQGTAFKDLYGGRYFPAASMYTLPNQPNCTVKFNFGPDFESFPEDFGGRMLPRPMVEVPYHGLDVRVENGSAWYPTRMCPMLNVVKEQGTKIVEAAEMVS; this is translated from the exons ATGGATACTCTTATGGCTAATTACAAAGACGATGAGGACGATCGTGACACTGGCGACCAACCCCATCCACCCTCCTCCACCGCCACCACCACTAAAACCACCATCACTGGCGGTGGCGCCACTGAAGCCCCTTCTGATGCGCTGCCAAAAACTGAGCCCCAGCCCGAGGTGGAACAAGAAGTCGAGGCCGAACCCGAAATTGGAAGCGGCGGCATCAGAGAAGAGCAACCGACGGCAATGGTATTGGAAGACCTCTCCTCCGACGAAATCTCCGACGACAACGAAAACCCTAAAGCAGAAGAAGGGAATGGGTCAAGGAATTCTCCTAATTTCACCAAAGTCTCGGAGGACACTGAAGACGAAGAAGACTACGAAGATGAGCCCCCGCCAAAGAAGCAGAAGCAGCTCTCTTCGTTAACCTGTCCATCGCCGGAAGACCCTGAAAAGCTGAATCTTGGTGGAATTACCACTCCTGCAGCTGCCGCTGCAGAAACGCCGCCAGCTGCTATGGCGAAATCTGGCTCGAAAAGCAGCAAGAAATCCAAGAAAAAGAACAATAATGTATGGACAAGGCCTACTtcgagaaaagggaaaaagaaggggaaaaacaaTGGTAATCAGAACGGAAACAATACTACAAATATTGCTGAATCAGAGGATAAGGTATTAATAACCCCAATCCCCAGGTTTCCGGACAAAAATGATGATAGCCCGGATGCGACAATATGTCTTTCTAAGGTTTATAAAGCTGAGAAGGTGGAATTGAGCGAGGATAGATTGAGTGCTGGGAGCACTAAAGGGTATAGAATGGTGAGGGCGACCAGAGGGGTGGTTGAAGGGGCATGGTATTATGAAATTAAGGTAGTACATTTAGGCGATACCGGTCACACAAGGCTGGGGTGGTCAACGGATAAAGGGGATTTGCAGGCGCCAGTTGGATATGATGGGAACAGTTTTGGTTATAGGGATATTGATGGGAGCAAAGTGCACAAGGCTGTGAGGGAAAAGTATGGGGAGGACGGGTATAAAGAAGGTGATGTTATTGGTTTCTATATCAATTTGCCTGAAGGGAATTTGTATACCCCCAAGCCACCTAGATGGATATGGTACAAAGGTCAGAAGTATGTCTCTGCTCCCGATGCAAAAGATGATCCTCCCAAAGTGGTGCCTG GAAGTGAGATATCTTTCTTCAAGAATGGAGTATGCCAAGGCACCGCATTCAAGGATCTTTATGGTGGTCGTTATTTCCCAGCTGCCTCGATGTATACGCTGCCAAACCAACCTAATTGCACTGTCAAGTTCAACTTTGGACCCGATTTTGAATCTTTTCCAGAGGACTTTGGTGGACGGATGTTGCCAAGACCTATGGTTGAAGTTCCATATCATGGCCTTGATGTCAGAGTTGAGAATG GTAGTGCTTGGTATCCCACCAGAATGTGTCCCATGCTTAATGTGGTAAAAGAGCAAGGTACTAAAATTGTGGAAGCTGCTGAAATGGTCAGTTAA
- the LOC113751170 gene encoding protein TRAUCO-like isoform X2 — protein sequence MDTLMANYKDDEDDRDTGDQPHPPSSTATTTKTTITGGGATEAPSDALPKTEPQPEVEQEVEAEPEIGSGGIREEQPTAMVLEDLSSDEISDDNENPKAEEGNGSRNSPNFTKVSEDTEDEEDYEDEPPPKKQKQLSSLTCPSPEDPEKLNLGGITTPAAAAAETPPAAMAKSGSKSSKKSKKKNNNVWTRPTSRKGKKKGKNNGNQNGNNTTNIAESEDKVLITPIPRFPDKNDDSPDATICLSKVYKAEKVELSEDRLSAGSTKGYRMVRATRGVVEGAWYYEIKVVHLGDTGHTRLGWSTDKGDLQAPVGYDGNSFGYRDIDGSKVHKAVREKYGEDGYKEGDVIGFYINLPEGNLYTPKPPRWIWYKGQKYVSAPDAKDDPPKVVPGSAWYPTRMCPMLNVVKEQGTKIVEAAEMVS from the exons ATGGATACTCTTATGGCTAATTACAAAGACGATGAGGACGATCGTGACACTGGCGACCAACCCCATCCACCCTCCTCCACCGCCACCACCACTAAAACCACCATCACTGGCGGTGGCGCCACTGAAGCCCCTTCTGATGCGCTGCCAAAAACTGAGCCCCAGCCCGAGGTGGAACAAGAAGTCGAGGCCGAACCCGAAATTGGAAGCGGCGGCATCAGAGAAGAGCAACCGACGGCAATGGTATTGGAAGACCTCTCCTCCGACGAAATCTCCGACGACAACGAAAACCCTAAAGCAGAAGAAGGGAATGGGTCAAGGAATTCTCCTAATTTCACCAAAGTCTCGGAGGACACTGAAGACGAAGAAGACTACGAAGATGAGCCCCCGCCAAAGAAGCAGAAGCAGCTCTCTTCGTTAACCTGTCCATCGCCGGAAGACCCTGAAAAGCTGAATCTTGGTGGAATTACCACTCCTGCAGCTGCCGCTGCAGAAACGCCGCCAGCTGCTATGGCGAAATCTGGCTCGAAAAGCAGCAAGAAATCCAAGAAAAAGAACAATAATGTATGGACAAGGCCTACTtcgagaaaagggaaaaagaaggggaaaaacaaTGGTAATCAGAACGGAAACAATACTACAAATATTGCTGAATCAGAGGATAAGGTATTAATAACCCCAATCCCCAGGTTTCCGGACAAAAATGATGATAGCCCGGATGCGACAATATGTCTTTCTAAGGTTTATAAAGCTGAGAAGGTGGAATTGAGCGAGGATAGATTGAGTGCTGGGAGCACTAAAGGGTATAGAATGGTGAGGGCGACCAGAGGGGTGGTTGAAGGGGCATGGTATTATGAAATTAAGGTAGTACATTTAGGCGATACCGGTCACACAAGGCTGGGGTGGTCAACGGATAAAGGGGATTTGCAGGCGCCAGTTGGATATGATGGGAACAGTTTTGGTTATAGGGATATTGATGGGAGCAAAGTGCACAAGGCTGTGAGGGAAAAGTATGGGGAGGACGGGTATAAAGAAGGTGATGTTATTGGTTTCTATATCAATTTGCCTGAAGGGAATTTGTATACCCCCAAGCCACCTAGATGGATATGGTACAAAGGTCAGAAGTATGTCTCTGCTCCCGATGCAAAAGATGATCCTCCCAAAGTGGTGCCTG GTAGTGCTTGGTATCCCACCAGAATGTGTCCCATGCTTAATGTGGTAAAAGAGCAAGGTACTAAAATTGTGGAAGCTGCTGAAATGGTCAGTTAA